In Anolis sagrei isolate rAnoSag1 chromosome 9, rAnoSag1.mat, whole genome shotgun sequence, the following proteins share a genomic window:
- the RSL24D1 gene encoding probable ribosome biogenesis protein RLP24, which produces MRVERCYFCSGPVYPGHGVLFVRNDCKAFRFCRSKCHKGFKKKRNPRKVRWTKAFRKAAGKELATDNSFEFEKRRNEPVKYQRELWNQTVEAMKRVEEIKQKRQAKFILNRLKKGKELQKAQDIKEVKQNIHLIRAPHAGKAKELEEKMVQQLQDTVEMEDAS; this is translated from the exons ATGCGCGTGGAGCGGTGCTACTTCTGCTCGGGGCCGGTGTACCCGGGGCACGGGGTGCTCTTCGTGCGCAATGACTGCAAGGCGTTCCGCTTCTGCCGCTCCAAGTGCCACAAGGGCTTCAAGAAGAAGCGCAACCCCAGGAAGGTGCGATGGACCAAGGCCTTCCGCAAGGCCGCCGGGAAGGAGCTGGCCACG GATAATTCATTCGAGTTCGAGAAGCGGAGAAATGAGCCGGTGAAATACCAGAGAGAGCTTTGGAACCAGACAG TGGAGGCGATGAAGAGAGTGGAGGAGATCAAGCAGAAGCGTCAAGCCAAGTTCATCCTGAACAG GTTAAAGAAGGGCAAAGAGCTGCAGAAGGCCCAGGACATCAAGGAGGTCAAGCAGAACATCCACCTCATCCGGGCTCCACATGCAG GCAAAGCCAAGGAGCTGGAAGAGAAGATGGTCCAACAGTTACAGGACACGGTGGAGATGGAAGATGCCTCCTAG